GCGCTCCTCGCCGCGCCTGCCCGGGAGGCTTGAAAAGATCAGAAATATGATTGACGGACATCCTCAGAGGTCTGCGGGCTTCGGGTGGGGGCGCGCGCGGAGATGCGGTACGCGGCAGCCCGCCGCGAGCCCAACCCCGCCTCCGATCCGCGCTCGGGCTACGCCCTCGCTTACGCGCGTCGTTCAAATCCGCCTGACGGCGGATTTCCAACGCCGCTTGTCCGTCCGCGCCTTTCCAGGCCATTTTTCGGGCTCATTTCGGCGCTTTGGGGGCTAAAAATGCCCCCCGCGCCTTCATTTCACCCAAAAAATGGCCTCGAAAGGCGCTGCAAGGCCGCCTGCAACTCGCCCCGAGTGTCCCGCTACGCGTGAAACTCGGGGCCACTTGCTTTTCGGCGGCCTACCTGCCAGGCGCGGACTCTGGACCGCGCCCGGCACCGTCCCGACCGCGCGGACGCGTTCGGGACTGGGGTCGCGCCCGATGGGCGCTCCGCGGCATGGTCTCTCAATCCTCTAGGAATTTTTAACAGCCCCCTGAGTAGATCCTCGCTGCGCACGCAGCGCCCCCGTTTCGCCTGAGAGCGCGTAGAACCCCCGACCTCGCGGCCAGAAAACGGCCGCGCCCTACGCCGCACCCGAGGCGGCTGCGGCTGAGGGCGCTGCCCGCCTTCGGCGGGCGCCGTTTTCTCGGCCACTCGGTCGGGCGCGCTCTACGACTCACATGGGGCGCCGCGTGCTCCGCTCAACAGCCCCGAGCGAGCAGCCTAAAACCCCCGAAAACAGCCCTAAAACCGAGTTTTCCACAGTGTGGACAAATTCTTTCCATTGTGTGGAAAAACGGCGAAAAGTTTTTCCATTGCGTGGATTATTCGACAAAATATTTTCCATAGTATGGAAAACCTCGTTGTAAGAACAGCTTACATGTTGGTTCTGCGCCGCCTACAAATAACAAGGCCGAATCCGCCAATGCATATCAGCGTGACTGTCGCCTGTTCCGGTATCACTCCGGTTGCCCCGGCGGAGATGCTGATGCCCGGGGTTGATTCATATGCCCATTCATGGATGACCACATAGATATCGTCATAATCCGCCGTGATTCGCGCCCATCCGTAGTATGTCTGCCCATCCGCCTCGAATTCCAGCCCCATATAGCCATTTTCAATTCCAGCCCACGGCCCGGAACTCACCGTATTGTCGTCAAGCAGCCTTATCCATTGCACCATTGTCTGCGAACCGCCTTGCCAATAGTCCGAAAGCGATTGATCGATCACGGTTCCGGCGGACAACGGACCCCCGGCCTGATTTGCGCCCTGTGATGTCACAGAGAATTCCGCCATCAAATTGAATGTGTACAGAAAATCGACAATGGAATCCTGATTCAAATCCATTGGCAAATAGCCGGTGTCGATGTCCTGTATTCCCGACCATACGATGCTCGGGAACGCGCTTGCGCCGGGGCCGAAAGCCAACACGCCGCATACTATCGACAATGCTAAGAAGCTGTGCACGGCGCAGTTCATCACCATTTACGCCGCAGGGCCAGAAAGAGACCCCCGGCTGCCAGCAGGGCGGAGGTGGCAGGCTCCGGGACGGCTCCCGCACCCGCAAGAATGCCGACGCCTGGATCGGTCTCGTAACCCCAACCGTAGATTTCGGCATAGGGACTGTCAGACGACGCAAACAAATCGATCCATCCATAATGGGTGTTTCCAGCGATGTCGAATTCGATGCCCATGTAGGAACGCGGGAACCCCCCGACGCAGGTATACCCCCCAGAGCCTTCCATGCAGATGATCAGACTGTTGAACTCTCCATTTTCACCAAACCAGTCCAATCCGTCCTCTCCACTGTTAGGGCCGATCTCGAATCCGCTGGGAAGTGGCTCCATCGGCCCGCCAATATCGTTTCCACCGGTAGGCCGAACCATATATTGGTTGCCGCTTTCAGACCTGACTCCAACCGATGCGGGATTCGCTCCGAAGAGATAGTCGGTAAAACCATCGCCGTTCAGGTCCAGCCGCTCGCGTTGCGTCCATTGCCCGCTTCCATCAATCCAAAGGACAATTGGCTCGGCCAGCCAAGTGACCGCGACAATTCCCCGGCACGGCGTTGCCGCCGACAGGGCAAGTGCAAGAACACCAATCAGCCGCGCCGGGGTTTTCATGGTCACTCTCCCGTTTCCCGGCGGAGCCGCCAATAACGAACATCCACATCGAATTCCGGCAGGATGGCGTTGCTCCACGACTCAGTGATCAGCATTCCCACCGTCGCCCAAGAACCGTCTGTCAGGAGATTCGTGGTGGTTTCAAGGTGCAGGTATTCGCCGGGTCCGCATTCAAACTCGACCAGAAATTGATTGGTGGAAAGCGAGCGTTCGATGTGGGTGATCTTTGGCGGGAGCGGGGTATCGCCGGAAGTCAAAACGGACACCCATTGGTTGGTGGGTGTTGGCCCG
This sequence is a window from Deltaproteobacteria bacterium. Protein-coding genes within it:
- a CDS encoding PEP-CTERM sorting domain-containing protein — its product is MKTPARLIGVLALALSAATPCRGIVAVTWLAEPIVLWIDGSGQWTQRERLDLNGDGFTDYLFGANPASVGVRSESGNQYMVRPTGGNDIGGPMEPLPSGFEIGPNSGEDGLDWFGENGEFNSLIICMEGSGGYTCVGGFPRSYMGIEFDIAGNTHYGWIDLFASSDSPYAEIYGWGYETDPGVGILAGAGAVPEPATSALLAAGGLFLALRRKW